In a single window of the Nocardiopsis composta genome:
- a CDS encoding NAD-glutamate dehydrogenase gives MPAQPDAVQDRLVSESIAEWTERSESAPDGAAPAERIDAAGGPEGAERFLRLYYRHVAPEELKQRTAAGVCGPALAHRAFAEERQQGRAKVRVFNPTSAEDGWDSGATVAQVVTDDAPFLVGSVTMELTRLGIGVRLVVHPQLRVSRDLTGRLLEIEPEDGGDGLLPVAESWMHLELDRQTDPAMLKQIASDLERVLGDVREVDEDKGKMRARAVALAEEVGSSGAVLTKGGVPALEIGESEEFLRWVADGHFHFMGYREYDLVSDAEGNDALKPRAGSGLGILRMDAHVSESFAALPPAVRAKAREPHVLVLTKANSRATVHRPRYLDYIGVKEFDAEGNIVGERRFLGLFTHDAITVSIKQIPILRRKLAEVLDLAGFDPESYDGKDLTEVLEGFPREELFQTSVEELHRVVMGVLRLRERRGTRLFMRRDVYGRYMSCLIYMPRDRYNTKVRMEVQRVLGEAFAGATLDHSVMVGSAPLARLYIIVRAPRESALPEVDHAELEARVVRASRSWDDDLLVELTERFGADEASDVMREFGSALSEGYKVDTDPRTAVDDISRVSALGEDELAVNLHRKGDDGPWHLKLYRRGAPISLSRVLPLLENMGVEVVDERPYGITGPDAQRNGGARAWIYDFGLAPLDGAVETEPNRLKFLFEDAFTALWEGRGESDGFNALVLNGGLDWRQLTVLRAYAKYLRQTGSTFTPAYMAEVLVSHVRIASLLVKLFESRFAPRGDAGREERSEGITEEIRGELDQVASLDSDRILRSFLAAIQATLRTNHFQTDASGLRKPYLTLKLDPQAIPDLPDPRPRFEMFVYSPRMEGVHLRFGSVARGGLRWSDRPEDFRTEILGLVKAQMVKNSVIVPNGAKGGFVCKRLPAGGDRDAVMAEVVECYQQFISGLLDVTDNLVGGDVEHPKDVVRHDGDDYYLVVAADKGTATFSDTANAIAKRRGFWLGDAFASGGSVGYDHKAMGITARGAWESVKYHFREMGTDVQSEEFTVVGVGDMSGDVFGNGMLLSEHIRLVAAFDHRHVFVDPDPDAAASYAERRRLFELPRSSWADYDEKLISAGGGVFPRTAKSIPITPQIRAALGIADDVTAVTPFELIQHILRAPVDLLWNGGIGTYVKSSAETDASVGDKANDPVRVNGSELRCKVVGEGGNLGLTQLGRIEYALAGGRVNTDFIDNSAGVDTSDHEVNIKIMLDREVRAGRLSQSDRDELFMGMTDEVADLVLDDNYAQNVVLAAARKQTNDMLHVHSRYMRRLERDGDLDRRLEFLPDEKAIAARRSSGQGLTGPEFATLIAYTKITLKDAIAESDLPADPYLRSTLTEYFPTALRERYADAMPEHPLAREIITNRVVNDMVNRSGSTFAFRMNEELGAGPADIARAYLVAMDVFKLRGFWSAVEELDHVIDVDTQLQMLLEARKLTERCTRWLLRNRPGRFGIGEEVAYFAEGAAEIVPQLPELLEGRDLVAYQERRDALKGRGVPTELAERVAGMVPAYSVFDLVSVADQTDRPLRKVAEVYFDLADRLQISRLRERIIALPRDDRWATMARSAVRDDLYATHAELTRDVLRSGGADESAESLSAHWAEQNLESVKRAGETTSEIWETERFDLATLSVALRSIRSLTGE, from the coding sequence ATGCCCGCCCAGCCTGACGCCGTTCAGGACCGACTGGTGAGCGAATCAATCGCGGAGTGGACCGAGCGGAGCGAGAGCGCCCCGGACGGCGCCGCCCCGGCCGAGCGGATCGACGCCGCCGGCGGACCCGAGGGCGCCGAGCGCTTCCTCCGGCTCTACTACCGCCACGTCGCCCCCGAGGAACTCAAGCAGCGGACCGCCGCGGGGGTCTGCGGCCCCGCGCTGGCGCACCGCGCCTTCGCCGAGGAGCGGCAGCAGGGCCGCGCCAAGGTGCGCGTCTTCAACCCCACCTCGGCCGAGGACGGCTGGGACAGCGGCGCCACCGTCGCCCAGGTCGTCACCGACGACGCCCCCTTCCTGGTCGGCTCGGTCACCATGGAGCTCACCCGGCTGGGCATCGGCGTCCGCCTGGTGGTCCACCCCCAGCTCCGGGTCTCCCGCGACCTGACCGGCCGGCTGCTGGAGATCGAGCCGGAGGACGGCGGCGACGGCCTGCTGCCGGTCGCCGAGTCCTGGATGCACCTGGAGCTGGACCGGCAGACCGACCCGGCCATGCTCAAGCAGATCGCCTCCGACCTGGAGCGCGTCCTCGGCGACGTGCGCGAGGTGGACGAGGACAAGGGCAAGATGCGCGCCCGCGCCGTGGCGCTCGCCGAGGAGGTCGGCTCCTCCGGCGCGGTGCTCACCAAGGGCGGCGTGCCCGCGCTGGAGATCGGCGAGAGCGAGGAGTTCCTCCGCTGGGTCGCCGACGGCCACTTCCACTTCATGGGCTACCGCGAGTACGACCTGGTCTCCGACGCGGAGGGCAACGACGCCCTCAAGCCCCGCGCCGGCAGCGGCCTGGGCATCCTGCGGATGGACGCGCACGTCTCGGAGAGCTTCGCGGCGCTGCCGCCCGCGGTCCGCGCCAAGGCGCGCGAGCCGCACGTCCTGGTGCTCACCAAGGCCAACTCGCGGGCCACCGTGCACCGCCCGCGCTACCTGGACTACATCGGCGTCAAGGAGTTCGACGCCGAGGGCAACATCGTCGGCGAGCGCCGCTTCCTGGGCCTGTTCACCCACGACGCGATCACCGTCAGCATCAAGCAGATCCCGATCCTCCGCCGCAAGCTGGCCGAGGTGCTCGACCTGGCCGGCTTCGACCCCGAGTCCTACGACGGCAAGGACCTCACCGAGGTGCTGGAGGGCTTCCCGCGCGAGGAGCTGTTCCAGACCTCGGTGGAGGAGCTGCACCGGGTCGTGATGGGCGTGCTGCGGCTGCGCGAGCGGCGCGGCACCCGGCTGTTCATGCGCCGCGACGTCTACGGCCGGTACATGTCCTGCCTCATCTACATGCCGCGCGACCGGTACAACACCAAGGTCCGGATGGAGGTGCAGCGGGTCCTCGGCGAGGCGTTCGCCGGGGCCACCCTGGACCACAGCGTGATGGTCGGCTCGGCGCCGCTGGCCCGGCTCTACATCATCGTCCGCGCCCCGCGCGAGTCGGCGCTGCCCGAGGTGGACCACGCCGAGCTGGAGGCCCGGGTCGTCCGCGCCTCCCGCTCCTGGGACGACGACCTGCTGGTCGAGCTCACCGAGCGGTTCGGCGCCGACGAGGCCTCCGACGTGATGCGCGAGTTCGGCTCCGCGCTGTCCGAGGGGTACAAGGTCGACACCGACCCGCGCACCGCGGTCGACGACATCTCCCGGGTCTCCGCGCTCGGCGAGGACGAGCTCGCGGTCAACCTGCACCGCAAGGGCGACGACGGGCCCTGGCACCTCAAGCTCTACCGCCGCGGCGCGCCGATCTCGCTCTCCCGGGTGCTCCCGCTGCTGGAGAACATGGGCGTCGAGGTGGTCGACGAGCGCCCCTACGGCATCACCGGCCCGGACGCGCAGCGCAACGGCGGGGCCCGGGCCTGGATCTACGACTTCGGCCTGGCGCCGCTGGACGGCGCGGTGGAGACCGAGCCGAACCGGCTGAAGTTCCTCTTCGAGGACGCCTTCACCGCGCTGTGGGAGGGCCGCGGCGAGTCCGACGGGTTCAACGCCCTGGTGCTCAACGGCGGGCTGGACTGGCGCCAGCTCACCGTGCTGCGCGCTTACGCCAAGTACCTGCGCCAGACCGGCAGCACCTTCACCCCCGCCTACATGGCCGAGGTGCTGGTCTCCCACGTGCGCATCGCGAGCCTGCTGGTGAAGCTCTTCGAGTCGCGCTTCGCCCCCCGGGGCGACGCCGGCCGCGAGGAGCGCTCCGAGGGCATCACCGAGGAGATCCGCGGCGAGCTGGACCAGGTCGCCAGTCTGGACTCGGACCGCATCCTGCGCTCCTTCCTGGCCGCGATCCAGGCCACCCTGCGCACCAACCACTTCCAGACCGACGCCTCCGGCCTGCGCAAGCCCTACCTCACCCTCAAGCTGGACCCGCAGGCCATCCCGGACCTGCCGGACCCGCGGCCCCGGTTCGAGATGTTCGTGTACTCGCCCCGGATGGAGGGCGTGCACCTGCGGTTCGGCTCGGTCGCCCGCGGCGGCCTGCGCTGGTCGGACCGGCCGGAGGACTTCCGCACCGAGATCCTCGGCCTGGTCAAGGCGCAGATGGTGAAGAACTCGGTGATCGTGCCGAACGGCGCCAAGGGCGGCTTCGTCTGCAAGCGGCTGCCGGCCGGCGGCGACCGGGACGCGGTGATGGCCGAGGTGGTGGAGTGCTACCAGCAGTTCATCAGCGGCCTGCTGGACGTCACCGACAACCTGGTCGGCGGCGACGTCGAACACCCCAAGGACGTGGTCCGGCACGACGGAGACGACTACTACCTGGTGGTCGCCGCGGACAAGGGCACCGCGACCTTCTCCGACACCGCCAACGCCATCGCCAAGCGGCGCGGCTTCTGGCTCGGCGACGCCTTCGCCTCCGGCGGCTCGGTCGGCTACGACCACAAGGCCATGGGCATCACCGCCCGCGGCGCCTGGGAGTCGGTCAAGTACCACTTCCGGGAGATGGGCACCGACGTGCAGAGCGAAGAGTTCACCGTGGTCGGCGTCGGCGACATGTCCGGCGACGTGTTCGGCAACGGCATGCTGCTCTCCGAGCACATCCGCCTGGTGGCCGCCTTCGACCACCGGCACGTGTTCGTCGACCCCGACCCGGACGCGGCGGCCTCCTACGCCGAGCGGCGCCGGCTGTTCGAGCTGCCCCGCAGCTCCTGGGCGGACTACGACGAGAAGCTCATCTCCGCCGGCGGCGGCGTCTTCCCGCGCACCGCGAAGTCGATCCCGATCACCCCGCAGATCCGGGCCGCGCTGGGCATCGCCGACGACGTCACCGCGGTGACGCCGTTCGAGCTCATCCAGCACATCCTGCGCGCCCCGGTGGACCTGCTGTGGAACGGCGGCATCGGCACCTACGTCAAGTCCTCGGCGGAGACCGACGCCTCGGTCGGCGACAAGGCCAACGACCCGGTCCGGGTCAACGGCTCCGAGCTGCGCTGCAAGGTGGTCGGCGAGGGCGGCAACCTCGGCCTGACCCAGCTGGGCCGGATCGAGTACGCGCTGGCCGGCGGCCGGGTGAACACCGACTTCATCGACAACTCCGCCGGGGTGGACACCTCCGACCACGAGGTGAACATCAAGATCATGCTGGACCGCGAGGTCCGCGCCGGCAGGCTCTCCCAGTCCGACCGGGACGAGCTGTTCATGGGGATGACCGACGAGGTCGCCGACCTGGTCCTGGACGACAACTACGCGCAGAACGTGGTGCTGGCCGCGGCCCGCAAGCAGACCAACGACATGCTGCACGTCCACTCGCGCTACATGCGCAGGCTGGAGCGCGACGGGGACCTGGACCGCAGGCTGGAATTCCTGCCGGACGAGAAGGCCATCGCCGCGCGCCGCTCCAGCGGCCAGGGGCTGACCGGGCCGGAGTTCGCGACCCTCATCGCCTACACCAAGATCACGCTGAAGGACGCGATCGCCGAGAGCGACCTGCCCGCCGACCCCTACCTGCGGTCCACGCTGACCGAGTACTTCCCCACCGCGCTGCGCGAGCGCTACGCCGACGCCATGCCCGAGCACCCGCTGGCCCGGGAGATCATCACCAACCGGGTGGTCAACGACATGGTGAACCGGTCCGGCTCCACGTTCGCCTTCCGGATGAACGAGGAGCTGGGCGCGGGCCCGGCCGACATCGCCCGCGCCTACCTGGTGGCGATGGACGTCTTCAAGCTGCGCGGCTTCTGGTCGGCGGTGGAGGAGCTGGACCACGTCATCGACGTCGACACCCAGCTGCAGATGCTGCTGGAGGCGCGCAAGCTCACCGAGCGCTGCACCCGCTGGCTGCTGCGCAACCGCCCGGGCCGGTTCGGCATCGGCGAGGAGGTCGCCTACTTCGCCGAGGGCGCCGCGGAGATCGTGCCGCAGTTGCCCGAGCTGCTGGAGGGCCGCGACCTGGTCGCCTACCAGGAGCGCCGGGACGCCCTCAAGGGGCGCGGGGTGCCCACGGAGCTCGCCGAGCGGGTCGCCGGGATGGTGCCGGCCTACTCGGTGTTCGACCTGGTGTCGGTCGCCGACCAGACCGACCGGCCGCTGCGCAAGGTCGCCGAGGTCTACTTCGACCTGGCCGACCGGCTGCAGATCAGCCGGCTGCGGGAGCGCATCATCGCGCTGCCGCGGGACGACCGGTGGGCCACCATGGCCCGCTCGGCGGTCCGCGACGACCTGTACGCCACGCACGCCGAGCTCACCCGGGACGTGCTGCGCTCCGGCGGCGCCGACGAGTCGGCCGAGTCGCTGTCCGCGCACTGGGCCGAGCAGAACCTGGAGTCGGTCAAGCGGGCCGGGGAGACCACCTCGGAGATCTGGGAGACCGAGCGGTTCGACCTGGCCACGCTCTCCGTGGCGCTGCGCTCCATCCGGTCGCTGACCGGGGAGTGA
- a CDS encoding CPBP family intramembrane glutamic endopeptidase — MEVVGMAGSPEFSGLGTVLAALVLGYLVLVEPWLGRSMYGELRRRREDDPGVLVRMYGRWSAILWALAAAALLAVAASPDLSWAQIGLRLPEGWSLEAAGLDRDPASLLGLAVGAGIGLAAVVLVGWLLRRTVPGWRHPGLAAVDAMLPRTPGERWAGAGMAVTAGVCEEIVFRGLLIALGTALGLPLYAAAALSLAVFVLGHLYQGGRALPGVALAGLALTVLYLRTDSLLVPILLHVLIDLRSLAFSSPAQRPEPVRASATIGTGNGG, encoded by the coding sequence ATGGAGGTGGTCGGGATGGCGGGATCCCCGGAGTTCTCCGGGCTCGGGACGGTGCTGGCGGCGCTGGTGCTCGGGTACCTGGTGCTGGTCGAGCCCTGGCTGGGCCGGAGCATGTACGGCGAGCTGCGGCGGCGCCGGGAGGACGACCCGGGGGTGCTGGTCCGGATGTACGGCCGGTGGTCGGCCATCCTGTGGGCGCTCGCTGCGGCGGCGCTGCTGGCGGTCGCGGCCTCGCCCGATCTGTCCTGGGCCCAGATCGGGCTCCGGCTCCCGGAGGGGTGGAGCCTGGAGGCGGCCGGCCTGGACCGGGACCCGGCCTCGCTGCTCGGGCTGGCGGTCGGTGCGGGAATCGGCCTGGCCGCGGTGGTCCTCGTCGGGTGGCTGCTCCGCCGGACGGTGCCGGGGTGGCGCCACCCGGGCCTGGCCGCCGTCGACGCGATGCTGCCCCGCACCCCGGGCGAGCGGTGGGCCGGCGCGGGTATGGCGGTCACCGCCGGGGTGTGCGAGGAGATCGTCTTCCGCGGGCTGCTGATCGCGCTCGGCACCGCGCTGGGGCTGCCGCTCTACGCCGCGGCCGCGCTGAGCCTGGCGGTCTTCGTACTCGGCCACCTCTACCAGGGCGGCAGGGCGCTGCCCGGGGTGGCACTCGCCGGGCTCGCGCTGACCGTGCTCTACCTGCGGACCGACAGCCTGCTGGTGCCGATCCTGCTGCACGTGCTGATCGACCTGCGCTCGCTGGCGTTCTCCTCCCCCGCACAGCGTCCCGAGCCGGTGCGCGCCTCCGCGACAATCGGTACCGGCAACGGCGGGTGA
- the ftsX gene encoding permease-like cell division protein FtsX translates to MRAQFVLSEMWIGLRRNLTMTIAVIITVAISLALFGSGLLVQQQISHMRQFWDERVSVTVYMCTDVSPSKTCQENGAATNEDRESLQADLEALPEVSSVKYVTASEAWKDFQDRFSENQALTEAAQEGDIPDNFRVQLKDPNQFDAVLNAVEGRQGVDSVHNDQKVLDQFFELLDGLKWAALVVAFVQLGAAALLIGNTIRLSAYSRRRETGIMRLVGASNFYIQLPFLLEGAISGLIGGIIASGFIVGAKFLLLDRIQSWFNFDISLSGGSVAYVIGLSLILGILLCTIASFLTLRRYLRV, encoded by the coding sequence ATGCGAGCACAATTCGTACTTTCCGAGATGTGGATCGGCCTGCGCCGAAACCTCACGATGACGATCGCCGTCATCATTACGGTGGCGATCTCGCTCGCCCTCTTCGGCAGCGGTCTCCTGGTCCAGCAGCAGATCTCGCACATGCGGCAGTTCTGGGACGAGCGGGTCTCGGTCACGGTGTACATGTGCACCGACGTCTCCCCGTCCAAGACCTGCCAGGAGAACGGCGCGGCCACCAATGAGGACCGGGAGAGCCTCCAGGCCGACCTGGAAGCCCTGCCCGAGGTGAGCAGCGTCAAGTACGTCACCGCCTCGGAGGCCTGGAAGGACTTCCAGGACCGGTTCTCGGAGAACCAGGCGCTGACCGAGGCCGCCCAGGAGGGCGACATCCCGGACAACTTCCGGGTGCAGCTGAAGGACCCCAACCAGTTCGACGCGGTGCTCAACGCCGTGGAGGGCCGCCAGGGGGTCGACTCGGTGCACAACGACCAGAAGGTCCTCGACCAGTTCTTCGAACTGCTCGACGGCCTCAAGTGGGCCGCCCTGGTGGTCGCGTTCGTCCAGTTGGGCGCCGCCGCGCTGCTGATCGGCAACACCATCCGGCTGTCGGCCTACAGCCGGCGCCGGGAGACCGGCATCATGCGCCTGGTCGGTGCCTCCAACTTCTACATCCAGCTCCCCTTCCTGCTGGAGGGCGCCATCTCCGGCCTGATCGGCGGCATCATCGCCTCCGGCTTCATCGTCGGGGCCAAGTTCCTCCTGCTGGACCGGATCCAGAGCTGGTTCAACTTCGACATCTCGCTGAGCGGCGGCTCCGTCGCCTACGTCATCGGGCTCTCGCTGATCCTCGGCATCCTGCTCTGCACCATAGCGTCGTTCCTGACGCTCCGGCGCTACCTGCGGGTGTGA
- the ftsE gene encoding cell division ATP-binding protein FtsE, with product MIHFENVTKVYPTQKRAALENVSIDVEKGEFVFLVGPSGSGKSTFLRLVLKEEKPTKGRVHVAGKDLARLSNWKVPHLRRRIGCVFQDFRLLPNKNVFENVAFALEVIGKPRRFIRKVVPEVVELVGLEGKSNRMPDELSGGEQQRVAIARAFVNRPQILLADEPTGNIDPATSIGIMKVLDRINRTGTTVVMATHDAAIVDSMRKRVIELEEGVVVRDQTRGVYGQAY from the coding sequence GTGATCCACTTCGAAAACGTCACCAAGGTCTACCCGACCCAGAAGCGCGCCGCACTGGAGAACGTCTCCATCGACGTCGAGAAGGGGGAGTTCGTCTTCCTCGTCGGCCCTTCCGGCTCGGGTAAATCAACGTTCCTCCGGCTCGTCCTCAAAGAGGAGAAGCCCACCAAGGGCAGGGTGCATGTCGCAGGCAAGGACCTCGCGCGCCTGTCCAACTGGAAGGTCCCGCACCTGCGGCGCCGCATCGGCTGCGTCTTCCAGGACTTCCGTCTGCTGCCGAACAAGAACGTCTTCGAGAACGTCGCGTTCGCGCTGGAAGTCATCGGCAAGCCGCGCCGGTTCATCCGCAAGGTCGTGCCGGAGGTGGTCGAGCTGGTCGGCCTGGAGGGCAAGTCCAACCGGATGCCCGACGAGCTGTCCGGCGGTGAGCAGCAGCGCGTGGCGATCGCCCGCGCGTTCGTGAACCGCCCGCAGATCCTGCTGGCCGACGAGCCCACCGGCAACATCGACCCCGCCACTTCGATCGGCATCATGAAGGTGCTGGACCGGATCAACCGGACCGGTACCACCGTGGTGATGGCGACGCACGACGCCGCCATCGTCGACTCGATGCGCAAGCGCGTCATCGAGCTGGAAGAGGGCGTGGTCGTCCGAGACCAGACGCGCGGCGTCTACGGCCAGGCCTACTGA
- the prfB gene encoding peptide chain release factor 2 translates to MADVDPAEKLKELASTLASVEAVLDLDAKNTEIAELREQSADPDLWNDQARAQAVTRRLSDLESTVNKVTSIGQRLEDLGVLYELAEGEDDADTRAEADRELEALRADIGELEVRTLLNGPYDEREALVTVNAQAGGVDAADWAQMLQRMYLRWAEKHGYSTEIYETSYAEEAGIKSTTFAVKAPYAYGTLRGEHGTHRLVRISPFDNQNRRQTSFAGIDVVPVVEQSDHIDIDDGDLRIDVYRSSGPGGQGVNTTDSAVRITHLPTGIVVSCQNERSQLQNKATAMGMLQAKLLERKRQEERAELDDLRGEGTSSWGTQIRNYVLHPYQSVKDTRTGMETGNTAGVLEGDIDAFIDAEIRWMRSNERASGD, encoded by the coding sequence GTGGCAGACGTAGACCCCGCAGAGAAGCTCAAGGAACTCGCCTCGACGCTGGCGAGCGTCGAGGCTGTGCTCGATCTGGACGCCAAGAACACCGAGATCGCCGAACTGCGCGAGCAGTCTGCCGACCCCGACCTGTGGAACGACCAGGCGCGGGCGCAGGCGGTCACCCGCCGGCTGTCCGACCTGGAGTCGACGGTCAACAAGGTGACCTCCATCGGGCAGCGCCTGGAGGACCTGGGCGTCCTCTACGAGCTGGCCGAGGGCGAGGACGACGCGGACACCCGGGCCGAGGCCGACCGCGAGCTGGAGGCGCTGCGCGCCGACATCGGCGAGCTGGAGGTCCGCACCCTGCTCAACGGCCCCTACGACGAGCGCGAAGCGCTGGTCACGGTGAACGCGCAGGCCGGCGGGGTGGACGCCGCCGACTGGGCGCAGATGCTGCAGCGGATGTACCTGCGCTGGGCCGAGAAGCACGGCTACTCCACCGAGATCTACGAGACCTCCTACGCCGAAGAGGCCGGCATCAAGTCGACCACCTTCGCGGTCAAGGCCCCCTACGCCTACGGCACGCTGCGCGGCGAGCACGGCACGCACCGGCTGGTCCGGATCTCCCCGTTCGACAACCAGAACCGGCGGCAGACCTCCTTCGCCGGCATCGACGTCGTCCCGGTGGTGGAGCAGAGCGACCACATCGACATCGACGACGGCGACCTGCGGATCGACGTCTACCGGTCCTCCGGCCCGGGCGGCCAGGGCGTGAACACCACCGACTCGGCGGTGCGCATCACCCACCTGCCCACCGGCATCGTGGTGTCCTGCCAGAACGAGCGCTCGCAGCTGCAGAACAAGGCCACCGCGATGGGCATGCTCCAGGCCAAGCTGCTGGAGCGCAAGCGCCAGGAGGAGCGGGCCGAGCTGGACGACCTGCGCGGCGAGGGCACCAGCAGCTGGGGCACCCAGATCCGCAACTACGTGCTGCACCCGTACCAGAGCGTCAAGGACACCCGCACCGGAATGGAGACGGGGAACACGGCCGGCGTTCTGGAGGGCGACATCGACGCGTTCATCGACGCCGAGATCCGCTGGATGCGCAGCAACGAGCGGGCTTCCGGGGACTAG
- the smpB gene encoding SsrA-binding protein SmpB, with product MPREKGRKLIAQNRRARHDYHIDDTYEAGLVLTGTEVKSLRAGRASLADGFAHVKNGEVWLENVHIPEYAHGTWTNHASRRPRKLLLHRSEISRLIGKTQEPGRTLVPLSLYFSDGKAKVEIALARGKRSHDKRQDIAAREAQRDIERALRRRR from the coding sequence GTGCCTCGGGAAAAAGGGCGCAAACTCATCGCGCAGAACAGACGCGCCCGGCACGACTACCACATCGACGACACCTACGAGGCGGGCCTCGTCCTCACCGGGACCGAGGTCAAGTCGCTGCGGGCCGGCCGGGCCTCGCTGGCCGACGGCTTCGCCCACGTGAAGAACGGCGAAGTCTGGCTGGAGAACGTCCACATCCCGGAGTACGCCCACGGTACCTGGACCAACCATGCGTCCCGCCGACCGCGTAAGCTGCTTCTGCACCGCTCCGAGATCTCCCGGCTGATCGGGAAGACCCAGGAGCCGGGGCGTACCCTGGTCCCGCTCTCGCTCTACTTCAGCGACGGCAAGGCCAAGGTCGAGATCGCCCTGGCCCGCGGTAAGCGCAGCCACGACAAACGCCAGGACATCGCCGCGCGGGAGGCGCAGCGCGACATCGAACGCGCCCTGCGCCGCCGGCGCTAG
- a CDS encoding penicillin-binding transpeptidase domain-containing protein, which translates to MSPRHFRRIIAAGTGVVAAAALAGCASQPRPDVAVRTFLLDWQAGDYASAASFTDGDPGEVAVALKEAHDQLDLAGVRFGLGPLEQDGDTAVSEFEVQADLGIGDPVWKYTGRMELRRGGDGWRVVWDPSVIHPDLGEGERLAVSYDVPDRGGVYDRTGKALVGEDAVTAFGVVPARLEDPKKDITALAELLDEDPGPLMDRVRSAPPEDFQPLVLLRKKDVQRGVLAKAKAIPGAETRSVAMPLTPEAARGVVGEVAGTAEHNVSSRVASAYQAGDTVGLSGLQNVFQHRLAGTATTEVVTLGEDGEQTGVLEEWPGAPSGAVTTTLDAEAQQVAESALESMPGRGHLVAVDSRTGEVLAAASRPNAFDNTGAFTEEYRPGGAFGIVSAAAALQTGAVSGAEAELACESGVEVGGTRFGNENDTGQWTQPQDLTTAFATGCTSALAGLGEATGEDGLAEAAEQFGIGGDWQLSLPTFSGELSASGAAGTAAGMAGTAGVTVSPLSMALVAGAVADGAWHAPRLAVDADDDIAEKPGEDRELDSGTVKELRTLMRASVERGQATPANIGTVPVHGQVAQAEQKIGGKETAVQWFVGYQGHVAFAVVAEVPADQVWDQYALLGGTGFLQGLPVGYVEADYRAPELADEGGGKDAAQDEEAAQGEDAGGAADQAGRQQGSEQPPMGG; encoded by the coding sequence GTGTCCCCCCGCCACTTCCGCCGAATCATCGCCGCAGGCACCGGTGTCGTCGCGGCGGCGGCACTCGCCGGATGCGCCAGCCAGCCCCGGCCGGACGTGGCGGTCCGCACCTTCCTGCTGGACTGGCAGGCCGGCGACTACGCCTCGGCCGCCTCCTTCACCGACGGCGACCCCGGAGAGGTCGCGGTCGCGCTGAAGGAGGCGCACGACCAGCTCGACCTGGCCGGCGTCCGGTTCGGCCTGGGGCCGCTGGAGCAGGACGGCGACACCGCGGTCTCGGAGTTCGAGGTCCAGGCGGACCTGGGCATCGGCGACCCGGTGTGGAAGTACACCGGCCGGATGGAGCTGCGCCGCGGCGGCGACGGCTGGCGCGTGGTCTGGGACCCGTCGGTGATCCACCCCGACCTCGGCGAGGGCGAGCGCCTCGCGGTCAGCTACGACGTGCCCGACCGCGGCGGCGTCTACGACCGCACCGGCAAGGCGCTGGTCGGCGAGGACGCGGTGACCGCCTTCGGGGTGGTCCCGGCCCGCCTGGAGGACCCCAAGAAGGACATCACCGCCCTGGCCGAGCTGCTCGACGAGGACCCCGGCCCGCTGATGGACCGGGTCCGCTCCGCCCCGCCGGAGGACTTCCAGCCGCTGGTGCTGCTCCGCAAGAAGGACGTGCAGCGCGGGGTGCTCGCCAAGGCCAAGGCGATCCCCGGGGCGGAGACCAGGTCGGTCGCGATGCCGCTCACCCCCGAGGCGGCCCGCGGCGTGGTCGGCGAGGTCGCCGGCACCGCCGAGCACAACGTCTCCTCCCGGGTGGCCAGCGCCTACCAGGCCGGCGACACGGTCGGGCTGAGCGGCCTGCAGAACGTCTTCCAGCACCGCCTGGCCGGCACCGCCACCACCGAGGTGGTCACCCTCGGCGAGGACGGCGAGCAGACCGGTGTGCTGGAGGAGTGGCCCGGTGCGCCCAGCGGCGCCGTCACCACCACGCTCGACGCCGAGGCGCAGCAGGTCGCGGAGAGCGCGCTGGAGAGCATGCCGGGCCGCGGCCACCTGGTCGCGGTCGACTCGCGCACCGGCGAGGTGCTCGCCGCGGCGAGCCGCCCGAACGCCTTCGACAACACCGGCGCGTTCACCGAGGAGTACCGCCCCGGCGGCGCCTTCGGCATCGTCTCGGCCGCCGCCGCCCTGCAGACCGGGGCGGTCTCCGGGGCCGAGGCGGAGCTGGCCTGCGAGTCCGGCGTCGAAGTGGGCGGCACCCGGTTCGGCAACGAGAACGACACCGGCCAGTGGACCCAGCCGCAGGACCTGACCACCGCCTTCGCCACCGGCTGCACCTCGGCCCTGGCCGGCCTGGGCGAGGCCACCGGCGAGGACGGCCTGGCCGAGGCGGCCGAGCAGTTCGGCATCGGCGGCGACTGGCAGCTTTCCCTGCCCACCTTCAGCGGCGAGCTCTCCGCCTCCGGTGCGGCCGGCACCGCCGCGGGCATGGCGGGCACCGCCGGGGTCACGGTGAGCCCGCTGTCGATGGCCCTGGTGGCGGGCGCGGTGGCCGACGGCGCCTGGCACGCCCCCCGGCTCGCGGTCGACGCCGACGACGACATCGCGGAGAAGCCCGGCGAGGACCGGGAGCTGGACTCCGGCACCGTCAAGGAGCTGCGCACCCTGATGCGCGCCTCGGTGGAGCGCGGCCAGGCCACCCCGGCCAACATCGGCACCGTTCCGGTGCACGGCCAGGTCGCCCAGGCCGAGCAGAAGATCGGCGGCAAGGAGACCGCGGTCCAGTGGTTCGTCGGCTACCAGGGCCACGTCGCCTTCGCGGTCGTCGCCGAGGTCCCGGCGGACCAGGTGTGGGACCAGTACGCGCTGCTCGGCGGGACCGGGTTCCTGCAGGGGCTGCCGGTCGGCTACGTCGAGGCCGATTACCGGGCCCCGGAGCTGGCGGACGAGGGCGGCGGCAAGGACGCGGCGCAGGACGAGGAGGCGGCGCAGGGCGAGGACGCCGGCGGCGCCGCCGACCAGGCCGGCCGGCAGCAGGGCTCCGAGCAGCCCCCGATGGGCGGCTGA